Proteins from a single region of Hermetia illucens chromosome 3, iHerIll2.2.curated.20191125, whole genome shotgun sequence:
- the LOC119653127 gene encoding zinc finger protein OZF-like: MPTAWQRWCRLCAKKDSTIDVFLENEDHFDVGALIHKFFQLPISPDDKAPSTICTSCYRFLLSLNKFSDRVVKVQTMYAMIIDDKINPIDFLSLEFQFDLNQDKPLDLNIAATSPVAHRSYQSSEESAPNYARGNHRLAAEDASIEPGTNPDVSMDYLVKDDDTSEIVTANSLPEFDESEDSGNEEEIINEVQPTAKTEPSKKKGRKPKEPPFPCTKCDKVFLKRKAFRAHYSTCQKEFTCQQCGKKFRSRIGAIQHQLTHLEPDKRPAFPCPHCDKRFTKATNIQTHIRAVHFGERPFVCECCGKTFATKGALKAHEVTHISEMSFECKKCSKKFKSIQNLKVHEETHMEAGYSCPVCNHVLKTKRTLRTHMAVHSDVKKHKCTVCDRGFKRGLHLKNHMATHSGERPHKCLFCVKTFVHGSDCRNHMKKDHPHESSEEMMES; this comes from the exons ATGCCGACTGCGTGGCAACGATGGTGTCGTCTGTGTGCTAAAAAAGATAGTACAATTGACGTGTTTTTAGAGAACGAAGATCACTTCGATGTTGGGGCGCTAATACACAAATTTTTTCAATTACCT ATCAGTCCGGACGACAAAGCACCCTCCACCATCTGCACCTCATGCTAccgctttcttctttctttgaaCAAGTTTTCCGACCGCGTAGTCAAAGTGCAAACGATGTACGCTATGATAATTGACGACAAAATAAATCCTATCGACTTCCTTAGCCTGGAATTCCAGTTCGATCTGAATCAAGATAAGCCCTTAGATTTGAATATTGCTGCCACGTCCCCAGTTGCCCACAGAAGTTATCAAAGTTCCGAGGAATCTGCTCCCAACTATGCAAGGGGAAATCACAGGCTCGCTGCAGAAGACGCGAGTATTGAACCTGGAACTAATCCAGACGTATCTATGGATTACCTAGTCAAAGATGATGATACCAGTGAGATAGTCACGGCCAATAGTCTGCCGGAATTTGATGAATCAGAAGATTCCGGCAACGAGGAAGAAATAATCAACGAAGTTCAACCAACGGCAAAAACAGAACCATCAAAGAAAAAAGGTCGAAAACCAAAGGAGCCTCCTTTCCCATGTACTAAGTGTGACAAAGTCTTCTTAAAAAGGAAAGCATTCCGTGCACATTATTCTACTTGCCAGAAAGAGTTCACATGCCAACAATGCGGCAAGAAGTTCCGATCGCGAATTGGAGCCATTCAACACCAACTGACCCATCTTGAACCGGATAAAAGACCGGCATTCCCATGTCCACATTGCGATAAGCGTTTCACGAAAGCAACGAATATTCAGACGCACATTCGTGCCGTGCACTTTGGCGAAAGGCCGTTCGTCTGTGAATGTTGCGGGAAAACATTCGCGACGAAAGGTGCTCTCAAGGCGCACGAAGTTACTCACATTTCAGAAATGTCCTTCGAATGCAAAAAGTGCTCGAAGaaattcaaatcaattcaaaatTTGAAG GTTCACGAGGAGACACACATGGAGGCCGGCTACTCTTGTCCAGTTTGTAACCACGTTCTGAAGACCAAGCGAACACTTAGAACACATATGGCTGTCCATTCCGATGTGAAGAAACACAAGTGCACCGTTTGTGATCGAGGATTCAAGCGCGGTTTACACTTAAAAAATCACATGGCAACGCACAGTGGCGAACGACCACACAAATGTCTGTTTTGTGTTAAGACATTTGTTCATGGTTCAGATTGCCGTAATCATATGAAAAAGGATCATCCCCATGAGTCAAGTGAAGAAATGATGGAATCGTGA